Proteins encoded by one window of Streptacidiphilus sp. PB12-B1b:
- a CDS encoding RNA helicase encodes MTSAAPQNDTSGQPDDEELSPAERYAAFRRRAKEQATQLFAFRQLYDFPLDEFQIEACAALEGGEGVLVAAPTGSGKTIVGEFAVHLALAEGRKCFYTTPIKALSNQKYADLVKRYGPDKVGLLTGDNTVNSEAPVVVMTTEVLRNMLYAGSQTLSGLGYVVMDEVHYLADRFRGAVWEEVIIHLPESVTLVSLSATVSNAEEFGDWLDTVRGGTKVIVSEHRPVPLWQHVLAGNRMYDLFVQQRGGSRVAEERASGRRRDGVRGGEVDVNPELVRLARAEQDRRYGGRDRFEKRGRGRSMSNGRPGRAWTPSRAEVIGRLDDEGLLPAITFIFSRAGCEAAVQQCLHSGLRLNSESERAEVRALVEARTAAIPDEDLHVLGYYEWVDALERGVAAHHAGMLPTFKEVVEELFLRGLVKAVFATETLALGINMPARSVVMEKLVKWNGETHADVTPGEYTQLTGRAGRRGIDVEGHAVVLWQPGLDPAALAGLAGARTYPLRSSFKPSYNMAVNLVSQFGRHKSRELLETSFAQFQADRSVVGIARQVRRNEEGLEGYREAIACHLGDFQEYADLRRDLKERENRLAREGASQRRASAADSLEKLKPGDVIHVPTGRFAGLALVLDPGIPPVSRHGHRQEHSDGPRPVVLTAERQVKRLAMIDFPVPVEAVERLRIPRSFNPRSPQSRRDLASALRSKAGHLEPGRVRRGRSAAADDPEIARLRAALRQHPCHGCDEREDHARWAERYERLNRDTRQLEQRMKSRTHTIARTFDRVCALLTDLGYLSGDTVTEDGRRLARLYGELDLLASECLREQVWEGLTPAELAACASALVFESRRGDDESGAPKLPDGSARESLGEMVRLWGHLNDLEEQHKLSTMDNWGQREPDLGFAWTAFRWASGHQLDAVLREADMPAGDFVRWTRQLIDVLGQIANAAPETGTVRQAARKAVDGLRRGIIAYSSVG; translated from the coding sequence ATGACCTCCGCCGCCCCCCAGAACGACACCTCCGGCCAGCCCGACGACGAGGAGCTCAGCCCCGCCGAGCGCTACGCCGCCTTCCGCCGCCGGGCCAAGGAGCAGGCGACCCAGCTGTTCGCCTTCCGGCAGCTGTACGACTTCCCGCTGGACGAGTTCCAGATCGAGGCGTGCGCCGCGCTGGAGGGCGGGGAGGGCGTCCTGGTCGCCGCGCCGACCGGCTCGGGCAAGACCATCGTCGGCGAGTTCGCCGTGCACCTGGCCCTGGCCGAGGGCCGCAAGTGCTTCTACACCACGCCCATCAAGGCGCTGTCGAACCAGAAGTACGCGGACCTGGTGAAGCGCTACGGGCCGGACAAGGTCGGCCTGCTGACCGGCGACAACACGGTCAACAGCGAGGCCCCGGTGGTGGTGATGACCACCGAGGTGCTGCGCAACATGCTCTACGCGGGCTCGCAGACCCTCTCCGGGCTGGGCTACGTGGTCATGGACGAGGTGCACTACCTGGCCGACCGCTTCCGCGGCGCGGTCTGGGAGGAGGTCATCATCCACCTCCCCGAGTCCGTCACCCTGGTTTCGCTGTCGGCGACGGTCTCCAACGCCGAGGAGTTCGGCGACTGGCTGGACACCGTGCGCGGCGGCACCAAGGTCATCGTCTCCGAGCACCGCCCGGTGCCGCTGTGGCAGCACGTGCTGGCGGGCAACCGGATGTACGACCTGTTCGTGCAGCAGCGGGGCGGCAGCCGGGTCGCCGAGGAGCGCGCCTCCGGGCGCAGACGCGACGGGGTGCGCGGCGGCGAGGTGGACGTCAATCCGGAGCTGGTGCGCCTGGCCCGGGCCGAGCAGGACCGCCGCTACGGCGGCCGGGACCGCTTCGAGAAGCGCGGCCGGGGCCGCTCCATGTCCAACGGGCGTCCGGGCCGGGCCTGGACGCCGAGCCGGGCCGAGGTCATCGGCCGCCTGGACGACGAGGGCCTGCTGCCCGCGATCACCTTCATCTTCAGCCGGGCCGGCTGCGAGGCCGCCGTCCAGCAGTGCCTGCACTCCGGGCTGCGGCTGAACAGCGAGTCGGAGCGGGCCGAGGTCCGCGCCCTGGTCGAGGCCCGCACCGCGGCCATCCCCGACGAGGACCTGCACGTCCTGGGCTACTACGAGTGGGTGGACGCGCTGGAGCGCGGCGTCGCCGCCCACCACGCCGGGATGCTGCCGACCTTCAAGGAGGTCGTCGAGGAGCTGTTCCTGCGCGGCCTGGTCAAGGCGGTCTTCGCCACCGAGACGCTGGCCCTGGGCATCAACATGCCGGCCCGCTCGGTCGTCATGGAGAAGCTGGTCAAGTGGAACGGCGAGACCCACGCCGACGTCACCCCGGGCGAGTACACCCAGCTCACCGGGCGCGCCGGGCGGCGCGGCATCGACGTCGAGGGCCACGCGGTGGTGCTGTGGCAGCCCGGCCTGGACCCGGCCGCGCTGGCCGGGCTGGCGGGCGCGCGCACCTATCCGCTGCGCTCCTCGTTCAAGCCGTCCTACAACATGGCGGTCAACCTGGTGTCGCAGTTCGGCCGGCACAAGTCCCGGGAGCTGCTGGAGACCTCCTTCGCGCAGTTCCAGGCGGACCGCTCGGTCGTCGGCATCGCCCGGCAGGTGCGCCGCAACGAGGAGGGCCTGGAGGGCTACCGCGAGGCCATCGCCTGCCATCTGGGGGACTTCCAGGAGTACGCCGACCTGCGGCGCGACCTCAAGGAGCGGGAGAACCGGCTCGCCCGCGAGGGCGCCAGCCAGCGCCGCGCCAGCGCCGCCGACTCGCTGGAGAAGCTGAAGCCGGGCGACGTCATCCACGTCCCGACCGGGCGTTTCGCCGGGCTGGCGCTGGTGCTGGACCCGGGCATCCCGCCGGTCAGCCGGCACGGCCACCGGCAGGAGCACAGCGACGGGCCGCGCCCGGTCGTGCTCACCGCCGAACGCCAGGTCAAGCGGCTGGCGATGATCGACTTCCCGGTGCCGGTGGAGGCCGTCGAACGGCTGCGGATCCCGCGCAGCTTCAACCCGCGCAGCCCCCAGTCGCGCCGCGACCTGGCCTCCGCCCTGCGCTCCAAGGCCGGGCACCTCGAGCCGGGGCGGGTCCGCCGGGGCCGGTCGGCCGCCGCGGACGACCCGGAGATCGCCCGGCTGCGCGCCGCCCTGCGGCAGCACCCCTGCCACGGCTGTGACGAGCGCGAGGACCACGCCCGCTGGGCCGAGCGCTACGAGCGGCTCAACCGCGACACCCGGCAGCTCGAACAGCGGATGAAGTCCCGCACCCACACCATCGCCCGCACCTTCGACCGGGTCTGCGCGCTGCTCACCGACCTCGGCTACCTCTCCGGCGACACCGTCACCGAGGACGGCCGCCGACTGGCCCGGCTCTACGGCGAGCTGGACCTGCTGGCGTCCGAGTGCCTGCGCGAGCAGGTCTGGGAGGGGCTGACCCCGGCCGAGCTGGCGGCCTGCGCCTCGGCGCTGGTCTTCGAGTCGCGGCGCGGGGACGACGAGAGCGGCGCGCCCAAGCTGCCGGACGGCTCGGCCCGCGAGTCGCTCGGCGAGATGGTCCGGCTGTGGGGCCACCTGAACGACCTGGAGGAGCAGCACAAGCTCTCCACCATGGACAACTGGGGCCAGCGCGAGCCCGATCTGGGCTTCGCCTGGACGGCGTTCCGCTGGGCCTCCGGCCACCAGCTGGACGCGGTGCTGCGGGAGGCCGACATGCCCGCCGGCGACTTCGTCCGCTGGACCAGGCAGCTGATCGACGTGCTGGGGCAGATCGCCAACGCCGCGCCGGAGACCGGCACCGTCCGCCAGGCGGCCCGCAAGGCCGTGGACGGGCTGCGGCGCGGCATCATCGCCTACTCGTCGGTCGGCTGA